One Actinosynnema pretiosum DNA segment encodes these proteins:
- a CDS encoding non-ribosomal peptide synthetase produces MRTIPALFARAAAAHPDRVAVGTTTYAELDDASARLAGALRAGGLRRGQPVAVALERSPLVAVALLGIVRAGGCYLGLDPGDPPARRAALLADSGALLLGEREVLVDGPRAADADVDPEDLAYLAYTSGSTGEPKGVCVPHRAVARLVDAPDFLTTTPDDVFLQHAPLAFDASTLEIWGALLNGARLAVAPPGELSPAELAAFAREQGVTTAWLTAGLFHQVVDTALADLRGVRQLVAGGDVLSPTHVERALRELPGLVLINGYGPTENTTFTACHRMTAPPTTATVPIGTPIRGGGVHLLDADLRPVPDGEVGELHATGDGLALGYLGRPDLTAERFLPDPTAPGARMYRTGDLARRLPGGVLEFVGRADAQVKVRGFRVEPAEVEAQLLRHPDVTGAAVVAQADTSGGRRLAAFYTAEHPVSAPELRRALAERLPRHLVPSTLTRLPALPLTPSGKLDRAALAATPVRTRADVDADYRAPATERERWLAQLWADVLAVDAVGVDDDFFELGGHSLLASRITAEIAGERGLFVRARTFYENPTVAELAEHLGALEESR; encoded by the coding sequence ATGAGGACGATTCCGGCGCTGTTCGCCCGCGCGGCGGCCGCCCACCCGGACCGCGTCGCGGTCGGCACGACGACCTACGCGGAACTGGACGACGCCTCGGCCCGCCTGGCGGGCGCGCTGCGCGCCGGGGGCCTGCGGCGCGGGCAGCCGGTGGCCGTGGCGCTGGAGCGCTCGCCGCTGGTCGCGGTGGCGCTGCTGGGGATCGTCCGCGCTGGGGGCTGCTACCTGGGCCTCGACCCCGGCGACCCGCCCGCCCGCCGCGCCGCGCTGCTGGCCGACTCCGGCGCGCTCCTCCTCGGCGAGCGGGAGGTCCTCGTGGACGGCCCGCGCGCCGCCGACGCGGACGTCGACCCCGAGGACCTGGCCTACCTCGCCTACACCTCCGGCTCCACCGGCGAGCCCAAGGGCGTGTGCGTGCCGCACCGCGCCGTCGCCCGCCTCGTCGACGCCCCCGACTTCCTCACCACCACCCCCGACGACGTGTTCCTCCAGCACGCGCCGCTCGCGTTCGACGCCTCCACCCTGGAGATCTGGGGGGCGCTGCTGAACGGGGCGCGGCTGGCCGTCGCGCCGCCCGGCGAGCTGTCCCCGGCCGAGCTGGCCGCGTTCGCCCGCGAGCAGGGCGTCACCACCGCCTGGCTCACCGCGGGCCTGTTCCACCAGGTCGTCGACACCGCGCTGGCCGACCTGCGCGGCGTGCGCCAGCTCGTCGCGGGCGGCGACGTGCTCTCGCCCACTCACGTCGAGCGCGCCCTGCGGGAGCTGCCGGGACTGGTGCTCATCAACGGCTACGGCCCCACCGAGAACACCACGTTCACCGCCTGCCACCGCATGACCGCCCCGCCCACCACCGCGACCGTGCCCATCGGCACGCCCATCCGCGGCGGCGGCGTCCACCTGCTCGACGCGGACCTGCGCCCGGTCCCCGACGGCGAGGTCGGCGAGCTGCACGCCACCGGCGACGGCCTCGCCCTCGGCTACCTCGGCCGCCCCGACCTGACCGCCGAGCGCTTCCTGCCCGACCCGACCGCCCCCGGCGCCCGCATGTACCGCACCGGCGACCTCGCCCGCCGCCTGCCCGGCGGCGTGCTGGAGTTCGTCGGCCGCGCCGACGCCCAGGTGAAGGTGCGCGGCTTCCGCGTCGAGCCCGCCGAGGTGGAAGCGCAGCTGCTGCGCCACCCCGACGTCACCGGCGCGGCCGTCGTCGCGCAGGCCGACACCTCCGGCGGGCGCAGGCTCGCCGCGTTCTACACCGCCGAGCACCCGGTGTCCGCGCCCGAGCTGCGCCGCGCGCTCGCCGAGCGCCTGCCCCGCCACCTGGTGCCCTCCACGCTCACCCGGCTGCCCGCGCTGCCCCTCACCCCCAGCGGCAAGCTCGACCGCGCCGCGCTCGCCGCCACCCCGGTCCGCACCAGGGCCGACGTGGACGCCGACTACCGCGCCCCCGCGACCGAGCGGGAGCGGTGGCTGGCGCAGCTGTGGGCGGACGTGCTGGCGGTGGACGCCGTCGGCGTGGACGACGACTTCTTCGAGCTGGGCGGTCACTCGCTGCTGGCCAGCCGGATCACCGCCGAGATCGCGGGCGAGCGCGGCCTGTTCGTGCGCGCCCGCACCTTCTACGAGAACCCGACCGTCGCCGAGCTGGCCGAGCACCTCGGCGCGCTGGAGGAGTCGCGATGA
- a CDS encoding GHMP family kinase ATP-binding protein, which translates to MTPPTAPGTGHGRACGTFGELLQGVLPVEERDFLVTLPIAEFSTASFELTGEHEPVVVTPPTKEKSRRLVERMLAAHGHPGGGRLELTGRLPEGKGLASSSADLVATARAVASALRQPVDATAIESFLRHIEPTDGVMHEGIVAYYHREVRLRERLGCLPALTIVAVDEGGQVDTVRHNRIPKPYTERDRQEYAELLDVLTDAVRTHDLAAVGAVSTRSAELSTKVRPRPLLERLLQIRREADALGLVLAHSGTVIGVLIAGGDPAREDKERFVREECLALSPAVSTHTSLCAATTACLPREVRA; encoded by the coding sequence GTGACCCCGCCGACCGCGCCGGGCACCGGGCACGGCCGCGCCTGCGGCACCTTCGGCGAGCTGCTCCAGGGCGTGCTCCCGGTGGAGGAGCGGGACTTCCTCGTCACCCTGCCCATCGCCGAGTTCTCCACCGCCAGCTTCGAGCTGACCGGCGAGCACGAGCCGGTGGTGGTCACCCCGCCCACCAAGGAGAAGTCCCGCAGGCTCGTGGAGCGGATGCTCGCCGCGCACGGCCACCCCGGCGGCGGGCGGCTGGAGCTGACCGGGCGCCTCCCCGAGGGCAAGGGCCTGGCCAGCTCCTCGGCCGACCTCGTCGCCACCGCCCGCGCGGTCGCCTCGGCGCTGCGCCAACCGGTCGACGCCACCGCCATCGAGTCCTTCCTGCGGCACATCGAGCCCACCGACGGCGTCATGCACGAGGGCATCGTCGCCTACTACCACCGCGAGGTGCGGCTGCGCGAGCGGCTGGGCTGCCTGCCCGCGCTCACCATCGTCGCGGTCGACGAGGGCGGCCAGGTCGACACCGTGCGGCACAACCGCATCCCCAAGCCGTACACCGAGCGCGACCGGCAGGAGTACGCCGAGCTGCTCGACGTGCTCACCGACGCGGTGCGCACGCACGACCTCGCCGCCGTGGGCGCGGTGTCCACCCGCAGCGCCGAGCTGAGCACGAAGGTGCGGCCCCGGCCGCTGCTGGAGCGTCTGCTCCAGATCCGCCGCGAGGCCGACGCGCTGGGCCTGGTGCTCGCGCACAGCGGCACCGTCATCGGCGTGCTGATCGCCGGGGGCGACCCGGCGCGCGAGGACAAGGAGCGGTTCGTGCGCGAGGAGTGCCTCGCCCTGTCCCCGGCGGTGTCGACCCACACCTCGCTGTGCGCGGCCACCACCGCCTGCCTGCCCAGGGAGGTGCGCGCCTGA
- a CDS encoding non-ribosomal peptide synthetase: MTAGAGVYLFPASRAQYQLFFVQQVLGDEPTYHVPLCHRLDGPLDVVALRRAVAHVVGRHEALRTRFALDGGELLQVVDPEAGVELEVTADGDFARWAREEAERPFDLERGPLFRAALHTGEPALLLTAHHVVCDGWSAGVVLDEVVAAYGAYATGGEPDLPEPEFQYADYADWQERWLAGPAAARQVEHWREALAAPLPVLPVGSTGAPARSGANHPVELPADAVPRLRALAAESGASFFVVLLTAFTAVLREVTGSDDVVVGTVSAGRARDEFDGTVGYLVNTLAVRTRLPGPATFRELLRRVRESALDAQANQDLPFDLVVEHVKPPRAPDRHPVFQALLTYNELRGDARRAAGLRFTPVLLDGGTAKFPLSLEFNETDGGLEANVEYRADLFDAAHVADLAERLRAVLRAAADDPDHPLAAAAAPDGAAEPDGETPYAPPTTDVERVLAEVWARALGLARVGIDDNYFELGGDSIRSVQLLGLARERGLAVRITDLVLLQTIRELAPLVTAAAPVRESARLDLLAEADRGLVGADLVDAYPLSALQAGMLYHSQAADSEQIYHDVATYHLRAEHSEDAWRRAVATVLERHEVLRTSFEVTGFTEPVQLVHAAVPAPLTFEDLRGLDAGAVEAAVAARFALERARPFDWSAPPLIRFHVQRRADDEAQLWIVEHHAILDGWSGRSLFAELLNAYAAHLGHPAPLPPPPRARFRSLIALERAALADPAQRAFWTDLLDGARGGALPLGGPARGAPDMAMTEGDLPADLAPGLLALATRLRVPVRVVLLAAHLRVLALLSGDDDVLTGVVYNGRGEEPDADRVLGLFLNTVPFRLDVGDGTWADLVRRVAALDVAAQPHRRFPLAELQRAHGPAPLFETFFNYTHFHVSRGGPDESVVALLDEDSVVPTNFPLGAEFARDADTGAFALGLRHDRTRFTDEQVARVRRYYENALRLLATDPDSSHADADLLPPAEHADLAAWNDTGKRYPGPHLLHRLFDRSHPDAPALRFAGGTTTYREFDARADALAHRLVALGVGPGRIVAVSAQRSVELVVALHAVLRAGGAYLPLDPDLPAARVAEMLADARPVLVLADHDLPGAVRLEAADGPAAGPGGPGGPGGPGGPPDVAVSPADPAYVIFTSGSTGRPKGVVVPHRAIANRLLWMQDAYPIGRDDRVAQKTPFSFDVSVWELFWPFAAGACLVVAAPGGHRDPAYLAGLLRAEAVTVAHFVPPVLRALLDQAPDCPALRLVFASGEALPHELQQRFLAALPAALVNLYGPTEAAVDVSHWRCHDDGRAVVPIGRPIANTTLHVLDARRRTVPVGVPGELHIGGVCLADGYVGRPDLTAERFADGRYRTGDLVRRLPGGELEYLGRLDDQVKVGGVRVELGEVESVLGEHVPECAVVALDGGLVALVVGDADHADLRARLRARLPAHAVPGVWRTVDAIPLSRNGKRDRVALAALASAPAAPAAPAGGRAAPRTDAERALLRLWREALGTEDVGVLDTLADLGGHSVTALRLLAAVRREFGRALPVGDLLDGGTVRSLAALLAPREGSAGHTDAPRLRELRAGDGVPLVLVHPAGGTVRPYRDLVAALGGAAGGGAVGGGAALAGLAADGPAPGGAVLAGSASSGPASGGPALEGLASGDPAPGEPVLGGPARGGLPLAGPASGGPAPGGPVLDGPAPDTPAPEPPAFTGPVLGVSAAAEPAPDVAALAAQYLDLLADLPRFHLVGWSFGAVVAHEMAVRAPERVGALVLVDPAFPGDHDPDDLDASAALRAELGEAAESELLPVLQSNVRAHAAHRPGRYRGAAVFVQGEENRAHGTAARWAGVVDGPFRAHDVPAGHFDLVRRPHVDALAALVRDALGAAR, from the coding sequence CGGCGGCGAGCCCGACCTGCCCGAGCCGGAGTTCCAGTACGCCGACTACGCGGACTGGCAGGAGCGGTGGCTGGCCGGTCCCGCCGCCGCCCGCCAGGTCGAGCACTGGCGCGAGGCGCTGGCCGCGCCCCTGCCCGTGCTGCCCGTCGGGAGCACCGGCGCGCCCGCCAGGTCGGGCGCGAACCACCCGGTGGAGCTGCCCGCCGACGCCGTGCCGAGGCTGCGCGCGCTCGCCGCGGAGTCCGGCGCGTCGTTCTTCGTGGTGCTGCTGACCGCGTTCACCGCCGTGCTGCGCGAGGTCACCGGCTCGGACGACGTCGTGGTCGGCACGGTCTCGGCGGGCCGCGCCAGGGACGAGTTCGACGGCACGGTGGGCTACCTGGTCAACACCCTGGCCGTGCGCACCCGCTTGCCCGGCCCGGCGACCTTCCGGGAGCTGCTGCGCCGGGTGCGGGAGAGCGCGCTGGACGCGCAGGCCAACCAGGACCTGCCCTTCGACCTGGTCGTGGAGCACGTGAAGCCGCCGCGCGCGCCCGACCGGCACCCGGTGTTCCAGGCGCTGCTGACCTACAACGAGCTGCGCGGCGACGCGCGCCGGGCCGCCGGTCTGCGGTTCACCCCGGTGCTGCTGGACGGCGGCACCGCGAAGTTCCCGCTCTCGCTGGAGTTCAACGAGACCGACGGCGGGCTGGAGGCGAACGTCGAGTACCGGGCCGACCTGTTCGACGCCGCCCACGTCGCGGACCTGGCCGAGCGGCTGCGCGCCGTGCTGCGCGCCGCCGCCGACGACCCCGACCACCCCCTGGCCGCCGCCGCGGCTCCGGACGGCGCGGCCGAACCGGACGGGGAGACCCCCTACGCCCCGCCCACCACCGACGTGGAGCGGGTCCTGGCCGAGGTCTGGGCGCGGGCGCTGGGCCTCGCGCGGGTGGGGATCGACGACAACTACTTCGAGCTGGGCGGCGACTCGATCCGCAGCGTGCAGCTGCTCGGGCTGGCCCGCGAGCGCGGCCTGGCCGTCCGGATCACCGACCTGGTGCTGCTCCAGACCATCCGCGAGCTCGCCCCGCTGGTCACCGCCGCCGCGCCGGTCCGCGAGAGCGCGCGCCTGGACCTGCTGGCCGAGGCGGACCGGGGGCTGGTCGGCGCGGACCTCGTCGACGCCTACCCGCTGTCGGCGCTCCAGGCCGGGATGCTCTACCACAGCCAGGCCGCCGACTCCGAGCAGATCTACCACGACGTCGCCACCTACCACCTGCGCGCCGAGCACTCCGAGGACGCCTGGCGCCGCGCCGTGGCGACCGTGCTGGAGCGGCACGAGGTGCTGCGCACCTCGTTCGAGGTCACCGGGTTCACCGAGCCGGTGCAGCTCGTGCACGCCGCCGTGCCCGCCCCGCTGACGTTCGAGGACCTGCGCGGCCTGGACGCCGGGGCCGTGGAGGCGGCGGTGGCCGCCCGCTTCGCCCTGGAGCGCGCCCGCCCCTTCGACTGGAGCGCCCCGCCCCTGATCCGCTTCCACGTGCAGCGCCGCGCCGACGACGAGGCGCAGCTGTGGATCGTCGAGCACCACGCGATCCTGGACGGCTGGAGCGGCCGGTCGCTGTTCGCCGAGCTGCTCAACGCCTACGCCGCCCACCTCGGCCACCCCGCGCCCCTCCCGCCGCCGCCGCGCGCCCGCTTCCGCTCCCTGATCGCCCTGGAGCGCGCCGCGCTGGCCGACCCGGCGCAGCGCGCCTTCTGGACCGACCTGCTCGACGGCGCCAGGGGCGGCGCGCTGCCGCTGGGCGGGCCCGCGCGCGGCGCGCCGGACATGGCGATGACCGAGGGCGACCTGCCCGCCGACCTCGCGCCCGGCCTGCTGGCGCTGGCCACCCGGCTCAGGGTCCCGGTGCGGGTGGTGCTGCTGGCCGCGCACCTGAGGGTCCTCGCGCTGCTCTCCGGCGACGACGACGTGCTCACCGGCGTGGTCTACAACGGGCGCGGCGAGGAGCCCGACGCCGACCGGGTGCTCGGCCTGTTCCTCAACACCGTCCCGTTCCGCCTGGACGTCGGCGACGGCACGTGGGCCGACCTGGTGCGCCGGGTCGCGGCGCTGGACGTGGCCGCGCAGCCCCACCGCCGCTTCCCGCTGGCCGAGCTGCAGCGCGCGCACGGCCCCGCGCCCCTGTTCGAGACGTTCTTCAACTACACCCACTTCCACGTCTCGCGCGGCGGCCCCGACGAGTCGGTGGTGGCCCTGCTGGACGAGGACAGCGTGGTGCCGACGAACTTCCCCCTCGGCGCCGAGTTCGCCCGCGACGCCGACACCGGCGCGTTCGCGCTGGGCCTGCGCCACGACCGCACCCGGTTCACCGACGAGCAGGTCGCCCGCGTGCGCCGCTACTACGAGAACGCGCTGCGCCTGCTCGCGACCGACCCGGACTCCTCCCACGCCGACGCCGACCTGCTCCCGCCCGCCGAGCACGCCGACCTGGCGGCCTGGAACGACACCGGCAAGCGCTACCCCGGCCCGCACCTGCTGCACCGCCTGTTCGACCGCTCCCACCCGGACGCCCCCGCCCTGCGCTTCGCCGGGGGCACCACGACCTACCGGGAGTTCGACGCGCGCGCCGACGCCCTCGCGCACCGGCTCGTCGCGCTCGGCGTCGGCCCCGGCCGGATCGTCGCGGTCAGCGCCCAGCGCTCGGTGGAGCTGGTGGTGGCGCTGCACGCCGTGCTGCGGGCGGGCGGCGCGTACCTGCCGCTGGACCCGGACCTGCCCGCCGCGCGCGTCGCGGAGATGCTGGCCGACGCCCGACCGGTGCTCGTGCTGGCCGACCACGACCTGCCCGGCGCGGTCCGCTTGGAGGCCGCCGACGGTCCCGCGGCCGGACCGGGCGGACCGGGCGGACCGGGCGGACCGGGCGGACCGCCGGACGTGGCGGTGAGCCCCGCCGACCCGGCCTACGTCATCTTCACCTCCGGGTCCACCGGCCGCCCCAAGGGCGTCGTCGTGCCGCACCGCGCCATCGCCAACCGGCTGCTGTGGATGCAGGACGCCTACCCGATCGGCCGGGACGACCGGGTGGCGCAGAAGACGCCGTTCTCGTTCGACGTGTCGGTGTGGGAGCTGTTCTGGCCCTTCGCCGCGGGCGCCTGCCTGGTCGTCGCCGCGCCGGGCGGGCACCGCGACCCCGCCTACCTGGCCGGGCTGCTGCGCGCCGAGGCCGTCACGGTCGCGCACTTCGTGCCGCCGGTGCTGCGCGCCCTCCTCGACCAGGCCCCGGACTGCCCGGCGCTGCGCCTGGTCTTCGCCAGCGGCGAGGCGCTGCCGCACGAGCTCCAGCAGCGCTTCCTGGCCGCGCTGCCCGCCGCCCTGGTCAACCTCTACGGCCCCACCGAGGCGGCGGTCGACGTCAGCCACTGGCGGTGCCACGACGACGGCCGCGCGGTCGTGCCCATCGGGCGGCCCATCGCCAACACGACCCTGCACGTCCTGGACGCCCGCCGCCGCACCGTCCCGGTGGGCGTGCCCGGCGAGCTGCACATCGGCGGCGTCTGCCTGGCCGACGGCTACGTGGGCCGCCCCGACCTGACCGCCGAGCGCTTCGCCGACGGCCGCTACCGCACCGGCGACCTCGTCCGGCGGCTGCCCGGCGGCGAGCTGGAGTACCTGGGGCGCCTGGACGACCAGGTCAAGGTCGGGGGCGTGCGGGTCGAGCTGGGGGAGGTCGAGTCGGTGCTCGGCGAGCACGTGCCGGAGTGCGCCGTGGTCGCGCTCGACGGGGGGCTCGTCGCGCTCGTGGTCGGCGACGCCGACCACGCGGACCTGCGTGCCCGGTTGCGCGCCAGGCTGCCCGCCCACGCGGTGCCGGGCGTGTGGCGCACCGTCGACGCGATCCCCTTGTCCCGCAACGGGAAGCGCGACCGCGTCGCGCTCGCCGCGCTCGCCTCGGCCCCCGCGGCCCCCGCGGCCCCGGCCGGGGGCAGGGCCGCGCCGCGCACCGACGCCGAGCGCGCGCTGCTGCGCCTGTGGCGGGAGGCGCTGGGCACCGAGGACGTCGGCGTGCTCGACACCCTCGCCGACCTGGGCGGCCACTCGGTCACCGCGCTGCGGCTGCTCGCCGCCGTGCGCCGCGAGTTCGGCCGGGCGCTGCCGGTGGGCGACCTCCTCGACGGCGGCACCGTCCGCTCCCTGGCGGCCCTGCTCGCCCCGCGCGAGGGGAGCGCCGGGCACACCGACGCGCCCAGGCTGCGCGAGCTGCGCGCGGGCGACGGCGTCCCGCTGGTCCTGGTGCACCCGGCGGGCGGCACCGTGCGCCCGTACCGCGACCTTGTCGCCGCGCTTGGCGGGGCGGCGGGTGGCGGGGCGGTGGGCGGTGGGGCCGCGCTGGCGGGCCTCGCGGCCGATGGCCCCGCGCCCGGCGGGGCCGTGCTGGCCGGCTCCGCGTCCAGTGGTCCCGCGTCTGGTGGTCCTGCGCTGGAGGGCCTCGCATCCGGTGACCCCGCGCCCGGCGAGCCGGTGCTCGGCGGCCCCGCCCGTGGTGGCCTTCCGCTGGCGGGCCCCGCATCCGGTGGCCCCGCGCCCGGCGGGCCGGTGCTCGACGGTCCCGCCCCCGACACCCCCGCCCCCGAGCCCCCCGCCTTCACCGGTCCCGTGCTGGGCGTCTCCGCCGCCGCCGAGCCCGCGCCCGACGTGGCCGCCCTCGCCGCCCAGTACCTCGACCTGCTCGCCGACCTGCCCCGCTTCCACCTGGTGGGCTGGTCCTTCGGGGCGGTCGTCGCGCACGAGATGGCCGTGCGCGCGCCCGAGCGGGTCGGCGCGCTCGTCCTGGTCGACCCGGCCTTCCCCGGCGACCACGACCCCGACGACCTCGACGCCTCCGCCGCGCTGCGCGCCGAGCTGGGCGAGGCCGCCGAGAGCGAGCTGCTGCCGGTGCTCCAGTCCAACGTCCGGGCGCACGCCGCGCACCGGCCGGGCCGCTACCGGGGCGCGGCCGTGTTCGTGCAGGGCGAGGAGAACCGCGCGCACGGGACCGCCGCGCGCTGGGCGGGCGTCGTGGACGGCCCGTTCCGGGCGCACGACGTGCCCGCCGGGCACTTCGACCTGGTGCGCCGCCCGCACGTCGACGCGCTCGCCGCCCTGGTGCGCGACGCGCTGGGGGCAGCGCGGTGA